The Deltaproteobacteria bacterium genome has a window encoding:
- the hemC gene encoding hydroxymethylbilane synthase, whose protein sequence is MNLRLGSRGSPLALVQANFVAAALRQKFPDITVNIVTIQTSGDRFTGEKLADAGGKALFVKEIEEALLNGTIDFAVHSLKDLPGDIPEELILAAFPKREDSRDCFVSLQFKSFDALPKGAVVGTTSPRREVQIFTLRPDLQIKPIRGNIDTRLKKMEAGNYDAIILAAAGLKRLGKQEIIRQYFDPGFFIPAVGQGILGIETKKNRSDLIRCLREALNDLETEFAGKAERAFLKTMGGDCFTPLGAYARVEGGHVKLLGWLGNPDGTKNIRMEKRAPVDQVKKLGVSMAQDILERGGKEILDAIASHPRA, encoded by the coding sequence ATGAATTTACGGCTTGGTTCTCGCGGTTCGCCGCTGGCACTGGTGCAGGCAAATTTTGTTGCGGCGGCACTTCGACAAAAATTTCCTGATATCACGGTTAACATTGTCACCATTCAAACTTCCGGAGACCGGTTCACAGGAGAGAAGTTGGCGGATGCCGGTGGCAAAGCGCTTTTTGTCAAAGAAATTGAAGAGGCTCTGCTCAACGGGACCATTGATTTTGCGGTGCACAGTCTTAAGGATCTTCCCGGAGATATTCCGGAAGAATTGATTTTGGCCGCGTTTCCAAAAAGAGAAGATTCAAGAGACTGTTTTGTTTCACTTCAGTTCAAATCTTTTGATGCACTTCCCAAGGGTGCTGTTGTCGGCACAACAAGTCCCAGAAGAGAGGTGCAAATTTTTACATTGCGTCCAGACCTTCAGATAAAACCGATCCGTGGGAATATCGATACACGTTTGAAAAAAATGGAAGCGGGAAATTACGACGCCATTATTTTGGCCGCCGCCGGTTTGAAGCGTTTGGGAAAACAGGAAATTATTCGCCAATATTTTGATCCGGGTTTTTTTATTCCGGCCGTGGGGCAGGGGATTTTGGGAATTGAAACTAAAAAAAATCGCTCTGATCTGATTCGATGTTTGCGCGAAGCGTTGAATGATTTGGAAACAGAATTTGCGGGAAAAGCAGAGCGCGCCTTTTTGAAAACAATGGGTGGCGATTGTTTTACTCCGCTCGGTGCTTACGCCCGCGTAGAGGGTGGACATGTGAAGTTGCTCGGTTGGTTGGGAAATCCCGACGGAACAAAAAATATTCGGATGGAAAAAAGGGCCCCTGTGGATCAGGTGAAAAAATTGGGAGTATCGATGGCGCAGGATATTTTGGAGCGAGGTGGAAAGGAGATCCTCGATGCGATTGCTTCTCACCCGCGCGCGTGA